tttgatTGCATGCAATGGGTATAGAATAATGCCATGTGTGTTTGGTTGGTCTCCTATAAAACTTTACTTTAACCATGCAATTCTGCCTGACACCGAGCACGAAGTCTCCCAGAAAAGtattaataaataattgaataaacTCATTTTTATCTGTGTTGTTGGTAGCTGCTACTGCTGTGGAATAACttgaccaaaaacaaaatgaaaatatagaGAGAAGTCTTCTTGTCCTAGTCCTAGTCCCAGCATAGTATGGAACCAGAGAATATGACAAATACAGTCTTCTTCTACACACTAAGGTTTTCTTGTTCTATCCCTCCTTCTTAATTGTTTCACTTTATCTTTTCTCCCACTTTTAGATACCTGTCAATTTTCTTTATACGAGTCACAACTGACCAATAACATGAGTTTCCCTGTCTCCAGAACCAAACAGGGCTTTACCTTTAACTTCCTCCCTACTGGGGTTCTAGGGAAATTTTGACTGACTAATCATCCTTGGTTTGGCAGAAAGTAATCTGTCAACACTATCTTTGGAATGTACACAAGAAACATCTGGTCACTCTGACCTGTTACTAGAAAACAGCCTGACTGGCGCCAGGTTGACTCAATATCCTCTTTTGCACAATATCGAAGCCTGCCTAGGACATTTAATAAGAATGTGTGTGTAGTTTTATATAATAAGAATACACATCTATTACATTGTGACCTGTAATTAATAATGAGTCTATAAGAGAGAGAAATTAACCGCTACACTGCTCCGAGGAAAACTGAAACCATCTGGTTGTCTTGGCAATAATACAACTTAGAAACGGTAGGGAGGGGAAAAttgctgaaaaataaaatagaaaatagcATTAGATGTCAGGTACCAAATATGTAATCCAGAATGTATGATATAAGCATGTATAATCCCTTATTCAACCATCACTAAATCCTCACAGGTGAAGGCTACCAGCAGCTGCTGCGCGTGATGCAGTCGTTGCAGGCTGAGCGGACCAAACAGAGCAACTTGGCCGAGCGGCTTCAGGAGCGTCTAAGTAGAGCACAGGAGGAGATCTCCTCCCTGCAAAGCTCCATGGCTCAGAGAGCGTCCCACTACCAGAGCCTCCACACGGAGCTGCTGGACAAAGTCAGCCGAGCCActgacacagagaaagaggTCCGTTACCTGATCTTCTCTTCTGTTGTcccttttcttattttctttcttttttgcacaTAACCTGATTTTCTGCTTTTAGTAGATTAACAATTGTTCTTTCCGTCTTTGAGTGTCTTACTGTTGGGAGCAAGATGATCAAATGAATATCAGAGTTTATTGGCCAAGCTCATGTTTCTCAGCCATCAAAAGTGACGAGATATGCTTTACTTGTTAAATTTTCTATTGCagtacaaattacatttttcagttcTTGAGAGATTATTGcattcacaatattttttttttttaactctgtttcatatcagttgaaaagaaaaagtgcacGCGTGGCTTCGCTGGAGAAACAGTTACAGGAGAAAACCTCGGCCTACAGCCAGGCTGCACTGGCCAACACCGAGCTTGAGAATCAGCTACTGGTACAACACAGTGACACTATCAGTTCCAcatatttgtcatgttttgtattttttttctctgatgacATCAACAAGCCACTGACAAGAATAGCTATGACTTTATGTCATGATTCACAACTTTTTCTGACATCCTTATAgaatcctttttattttttgttttgctttttctaATTACAGGAGAAAACCAGCACCGTTCAGCATTACCAGTCACTCATGACCAAAAAGCAAAGAGAGTACCAGCAGTCTTTGGAGAAGTGTAAAAATTCTCAATCGCAACAGTTCACGGAGCAACAGCACAGAATTGAATTGGTGATCTACAACTTTGTCTCATTCACTTTCCTATCCACTGAATGTCCCCAGCAGAACGTTCTGCCTAAACCTTTCTGATGTAATTGATTTGAATTTTAGTCAATCTTTTGCTCATCAGATTAGAAGTAATTAATTCTCCTGTAAGATTAAAAGTTGTCATAGAAGCAACTGGAGAGTAATACTAGAAACCCCTGCTGTGATATCACAGTAATATTACCTGTAATAATTTGATAATAACTAACTGTATTTCCTCACCTCTGCAGTTGCAGTTATCTGTGGAGGAGGCTCAGTCCCGGGTGTTTGAGATGGAGCAGGAGCTGAGCTTGCTCCAGAGGGAGCGAGATGAGGCCCAGAAAGCAGCACTTCTGCTGCAGAGCTCTGTGGACCAACTCACACAGGTCAGTAATTTTTACAGTGTGGAGTACTTACCAATCCAGACGTAAGGTATAGCAACTATAGTTCAAACCAGGGATATGCTAATGATTTTGATTTACTTTCAGCAGAGGCAGGTTGAAGTCAGACACAGCGAGGAATTGTTGCAGAGTTTTAAAGAGCAGGCGGCTCAGTCTGCCACCAAGGTTTGTACAAAGACCAGCATCCTGTTGCACCAACTGTGTCAAATTTAGCGTCATTATAATACAAATGTGTTGTTGTGATTTATGCATGACTTAAATAAAATGAGTTGCACCATGGAGACGAGTTACAACATAACTCCAGGAGGAATTAAATAATTACACATGCCCGTAGGGTGTAAATCATAAAATGTCACAGAATTGTGCTCTCTAATAGTAAAACAGGAGTTTTTCCGCCACACagcatattttttaattaactggATTTCGATATCAATCCAGTTTACTTCATTGTGCTACATTGCCAGCCACAAAGCTAATGCACATGGCAAACATTAGGATGGAATTGTCGATTGGCCACTTGCCTTATTTATGGCTACACATCCAAACAAGTTGGGTAATGCTGCAAGTAAATGTGGAGCAACCAGTTTTAGTAGCTGATTTGTTTAAAAACTCACCAACAGTTATGAAGCCTCTTGTGTTGACTTTACACCTTAATGAAGGAGATAACTTAAACCCAGTGCTGGTTACTGTAGAAAACGCTCAAATCACCTACATTTAGCTGCGCACAAACATCTGGCAGAATCATGAATTACACCGCAACATGActtctgtttgtcttcaggTGTGTGAACTCCAGTCGTCTCTGTCAGCTTGCAGAGAGGAGCTGAACTTGTCCCTGCAGCAGATGGAGGAGGCGAAGAAGAACTATGAGAGTGAGCTCCAGAAAAGCGATGAAAAGGTAGTGTTACAGGCAATGAGACTGTCTCCATTTGCAAGATAATTGTTACACACTTTTATCTTATGAAAAGCCCACCTCTCACGCTTATCTTGTTCCTCCTCAGGTGTCCTCTTTGCAGGAGAAGCTCAACAGCACCACCCTAGTGTGTCAGAGCTTCAGCGAGCAgaacctgcagctgcagctttctctccagcagcagcagaccatGCTGACTGAGAGCACTGCTCACATCTCTGAACTGGAGGAAAATCAGAGCCAGTTGCAGACACAGGTGAGTTAAAGACAGTTCTAACTCACCCTCTCAAATATGAGGCTAACAAGACAATGTACTTTAAATCTGTACAATTTAACACCAAAGAGTATTTTTGAGTAATCCAACAGGAatccattgtttgtttgttaagcTTTGTCGGCCTGATTGGTAAATACTGCAGTTTTTGTTGCTGAAACAAATCGATAGACAACACTAGATATAATCAAAACGTATTTATCATTAAGGACTCTAGGATAATAAGGCCTTAaaacttatttttatttatattgtgcTTCAGTAGCGCATGCAGAACAGAAAGATATTTTCAGTTAATCACTTCCCACAAACTAAATTGCTTCGGGCTGAGCTTGAGGGCCTGGGGacgtttttgttttatttgaagagTGTGTGAGTCTTCTCTGTTCCAACAGTCGCATCAATAGTTCTCTCTGTTCTGTTGATCACACAGTTTTACATCAGCAGCAGTAAAACACTCTCCCTTTGATGATCATAGTTATATTAGGTCTGCCATATCATATAATGTTTGTATTGGTTTAAGTCTAGAAGGAGGTTCAGCAGGGTCGATTCTTAACTCCAATGCCGGATGCGTTCCTTTTTGTTTGGTAACAGTATGGTCAGACTGAGTGATCAGTGCAGAAAGGTTTACAGGGTTTATGTGGcaataacaacattttaatgaaatcaTTTTAGGATTGCCTGATGATGTAGATGATATCTCAGAAAACAATCAAATTTAATGGAACAAACTACAAGGAGTTACTGGAGTtgactggttatgaaacagtctcagtttaaaCTTGACCCCTTTTGTGAGAAGATAAGCTATTAATACTGTATatagttattcttaatgcctgcCCCTGGATACGATTCACCACAAAATGTACACATAATGGTGATTTTGGTAACTTTAACTTTTTGCAACAAAATTACTATAACCGAGAGCCGAGTCTGTTAGATGTAGGCTTACATGTAACTTTGGTGTGTGAACGGCACTAAAACAAGCAAAAACTTTATTTCGTCGTATTACAGTTATTAGTCTTTAATAGCCACACATTGATACATCACTATGCATCTTGTAAAtagctgtgtttaaaaaagaaaaatagcatTTAAAATATGTTGAGTCTTTCTTcactcacttaaaaaaaaactgccagcCAAACGAAGATCTGGAGGTGGTGGTCCTCATTCCAATTTTGTCCACTGGGGtcgccagaatcaacacaaaataaagtgtcatgtagcagctttaaaacaTGAACAGAGTGCCCCTCTATCTATCTCTTTCAGCCCAGTCACAGTCAGACATATATTTGCAAATTTTACCTAAGTTTTAGATATTAAGTCTCCTGTGGTCATGTTTTTGGGGGATTTCCAGTCAGACCCCTCATCTGACAGATGTTTGTGATGTGTCCAAATTCTTCCAGTCAGCCATCTTTAGAGGGTGACAGGAGAACCATATCAGGAGGATTTAGGTGTCTTTGTCTCCATCACAATTATGGCTGcacaattaataaaaaaaacaaaagcagttattttgttaaaggtaaaatgtgGGACAAAAAGTCATTATAATAAAGTATACAGTTTGTCCCCCAAATGctagaaaacatgtttgtgtggtacaaaccccaacaaatgtcatcatgatttttatactttttgaatgaaaataaaaactgtgacgCAACAAATGACCATTCCCATTTATCATGAGGCACATCGCAATCTCAATATCTGTCATGATAATCGCaatatgctttttttctttttttaccatATCATGCAGCTCTAGTTAAAACTCATCCTATCCTGTGATGGAGGTttaccattttttaaaacaatttccaCATTTTATTCTGCCAAGATGATTCAGAAAACGTAAAAAGTGAGAAGTGGGGGGCCTGAATAGCTTCTTATTAGCAAAGATTGAACATATTTATTGAAGCTTTAAAGcgacactatgtagtttttgggaagaaTTTTGATCAGAAGATAAAGatcatgactaaataaacaaactgaataaacaaactgaccttagagtacaacacagtttcatactgttttacattgtttatatttggaggaccctgacacctttctagcttcaaacaatgttctgcaactgtattttcctctgagaacatcttgtttattaagaaatggaataaaaaaaataaataattagaaaTATTTCTGCGTTTGTATAactacctcattaatattgtaaatattaaaattatcggcgcgcaggtggtcgagtggttagagtgcatgccataaaaagcagccgaccccggttcgattccggccggaggtcctttgctgcatgtcacaccccctctctctcccatatttcctatctgtctactgcttaataaaggtgtctatgccataaacaatctttaaaaaaaataataaataaaaataaataaataaataaataaatgaattaaaattatgagtttgaattttttctccaaaactacatagtgcccctttttaAGACATATTAACAATTAATTCCTTTAAATCATATAGTTAGTGTAAAACAGCACTTCAACACATATTAAAACCAAAACTGCTGAATATTATTAAACGCATTCCCTTTAGCAAAATAAGCAGAAGATCAACTGTGGCTGTGCTCTTAATTTGCAGATATGCATACTTACAGAAACACCCTGCACATACCACAAACCTGTAGTAAATCTCCATCGCAGCTCAAGGAAAGCAGCAGTTTTAACTTGTGATTTCATTTATATGTCAGCACATTGTAGCAGCTGCTTGTACATTCTGTCCCTAACAACAAACAGAGCACAAAGGTCTCCTTTGAATGAGCGAAGCAACACATGGACAGTAGCATGGAGCATTTCTGTACACGCAGGTCTGATCAGATTGCCTGTAGCGATAGACTGTCAAGAAtctgttgttggtttttatAGTGAGTTATTTGAATAGTAGGTTAGGTCTCCAGTTTTGTGCTATTGAACAGAGACATGTTTGCTTTAATTTACAAGTTAAATAAAGATGTCATGTCTATCCATAGGTGTCCAGTCTCGAGCAGCAGCTGGAACGAGCCCGTGCCTCTCTGCAGGATGAGGTCAGgaacagagagcaggagaaggacAAGGACCTGCAGGAGCTGAACCAGCAGAACAAGCAACTCTCTGAGTCCGTCAGGTAAGAACACctgtacacacagaaacactgttaCACTCCAAGGAACAAATGACATTGGATATACAGgatcttgtttaatttcaggAGTTGTCACATTTTTGGACCATCAATATTGAATTATCACTGTTTTAAGACATCAGTGCTACCAGAATCATTAACAATGTAACGTTCAGacccaaatatttaaaaatgacattGGTTCACAGCTTCTCCGTAGATTTCTTGTTGATGATAATGAAATATTTTCCTCAAACTTTTACTTGCAATGGTAGTTTACcatcatttaatgtaataactATTTTATGCAGCATGTATGGGGCTTTTTTAAGGGAGTATTTCTAACACAACAGGTCTAGAACAATTTTCTCTTATTGGCCTGCAGTGAGGGCTTTCAATCGCCTTATTAGTCTGACACAGTCTTATGATTACACCGCATCCCATTTGTCTGTAGACATGAAGCAGCCCTCCCCTCCCGCCACACCCCCTACTACCCATGAATATGTGTGTCTATAAATGGGGGTCTTACTTGTCTCAGAGTGGGAGATGTCTAGAGTCATTTCATTCTGCCGAGCTGCAgttgtgacattttaaaatctccAAAGCAAAAAGCTCATTAGCTGTTTAAATGTGCCATCAAAATACACGTTCGCTACGCTCAGTTTAGTGGCTCTAACAGCTCTGGAGGGATCTCCTTCTCTCGAAGTCCATGATGGGAGCTGTGCTCACATTAAGGTGAGGAATCGGATGTTGCGTGTACACAGCTACACCCAGTCAAATGGTAAATAATGCAATTTGTACGCTGCTTAAATCTATTTTCTGCAACATGTCTTGGACATGGttaatttaagacttttaatTGCTGtacaaatgtacttattaaTCTTACTCTCATGCTTATTTCTCCTTTGGCAGCAATCTCTCTTCAGAGATGACAAAGTATCGAGGGGAGCTGCTGTCAAAAGAGTCAGAGCTGCAGCGTCTGAAGAGAGACCTCACTGCCAAAACTGCTCAGCTCAGCCGCATGGAGGAGAGCCTGCGACACCTGAAGAGCCAGCTCGACAGCAAGGCTGACTTAGGTAAGTCTCACagtttctgttcttttttgaaaataaacGATTAAATCTGAATCTCTACATGCTCCTTCAtttgctctctttctcctttctgCCTCCAAGTGGTGGACCTGGAAGAGACGCTTCACCGCTGTGAGGCCGACAAGCTCAACTGTGTCCGGCGGACCCAGATGCTAGAGGGACAGCTTCAGGCGGTGCGAGGAGAGTTGTCTGACACACTGGAGCAACTCCAGGAACTCAGAGATGTTCTGCAAAGAACCCAAACCACCTCAGACGAGCGGCAAGCCTCTGTGGAAAAACTGACTGTCCAACTTAGGTGAGGATACACCCTCATGTGAAATCTCCTTCTGCACAGGGACACCAGATGGAGTGATGACCAAGAGCTGTGGCTCAGATAAGATCCTCTGCTGGATCGGACTCACTCAGCTATGCATTGCACATAtgtgtcacaaacacacagacacacacacacacacacaaacacagacaagcGTGGAGCCTGTTGATGTCTCAGATTTTTTactctgtgtctttttaatAATCTCCTGGCTAATCATAGTTCTGGAATGATGACATTGTGTACATTTTTACTATGGAAATCCTTTGCTGTTGTAAGAATATGAATTTCTGATTATGATATTTAAGAAATGTCCCTTATTTTTCAAGGTGAAACTTCTATTATGTAATTTGCTGTGATGATTTATCCATTCTCTGCTTTGtgatgtaatatttttacatttaaaactttGCACAGATAAAATCTTTGtatgtttgaatatgttttgaacACACTATGCAGCTATCGTACATCAAGCATCAAGCACTCAACTAGATGCACACTCATGACTGTTTGAATCACTTTCTCGtgtaaaacaaagaacaaaacaggATGCTACATGTCTCAGTTGATTCATTAGTCACCCCTTCAGTCCCAGTTAGATTTTCTTTGGTGGTATTGTCTTACGCAGCACGATGCATTTGCAAGGACATGCAAATGTTGACCCTGAAAACGCCCTTTTAAGGAAGAGAATAGCTGTTTAAGTAACAGTTGTCATGAGGTCTGTTTTACACAAAAAGGCACTGAAATTAGTTTTACATCCTTGGGCACATTCTAAGTACTCAAACCAAAGGTCAACCTAAAAATATCGAACAATAAACTCCTGTGGAAAGTCGTCAAACATGTTCCCTCTATTTAGCCCTCAGTTATATCTGTAGATCAGAGGACAATCCAGGACTTGTTTCAAGTtagtctgtgttttcttttttttaaattattaattagATGGGTATCTGATAAAGTATTcaataaaagtgtgtgtgtgtgtggttgtgtgtgtgtggcttcacAGTGAGACCCAGAGGGAGTTGGAGGAGAGAACTCACGAGGTCTTAGACATGGACAGTGCACTGAAGGAGAGGCAGGGGGAGCTCCAACAGAGAGCAAATCTGgtacaacacacaaacaaacacacacgcatcagTATATTGTATTTTAAGGAACAGAATAGGTTTTGCTGCTGTATCTAACCGCATTTTGggcatttttttacttttccctTTTCGTCCTCAGCTCGGCCAACTAGAAGTGGCCATCAGAGAGCACAagcaggagatggagaggaaggtGGAGTCGCTGCAGCAGAGCCTGGCAGACAGAGAACGAGAGCTGAGAGACGCACAGAGCGAGctcacagacagaaacatgaagGTCAGGAGCAGttgcagagtaagagggcacAACATGTGAGAGAGATGTTGCATATGTCACCGTGAGTCGGCTAAGACTCAATAGACATTTCAGGTGGAACACAACATAATCAAGATGATTAAGTTCTGTCATAAATGTTTACATCCTTTAAGCTATCATTGCTCTGTCTGTTGAGTTGCAATGTGGCTTATAATAATTTCTATAGAATCATTATAAAATAGATGCAATAattaaaaaaggaggagaggaggacaggagaggggaggggaagggagggcAGGAGTGGGGTTGACTGCCATTATAATAGATGTAATAGGTTTTTATGAATTGATTGACTCACTTTATCGGCAGTGATTGGTTGAAAGAGAATAACAAATCACATTTGAATGTAATTTGATTAGATTAAGATTAGaattcataaataataataattcatatttttttatttatttatgtagaaAATGAATTCTATTAAGTTAATTaaattatttgaatttgaattaattcaaaatgtattttggttttgtcgtctttgttttgttgcataagttagcatgctgagcAGGTAGCCCTGTCCTGTCaaggtccaaagctcctgtgctagtagTGTAAACACCAAAAGTGCCCTGCTGCTCCAAGATCCAACTCTAGCTGCACAGTACACCTGCACCTGGGTGCTGGTGGAGATATGAGgaacataaaatataaacattttaatcGAACACAGTTCAGCCTGAATAATCAAAGAGTGTATACATGTTTGCACTCCTTATTTTGCTTTTATATTCTGTTGTAACTACATAAtttgaaataacatttattattcTTCCTACTTCAGTCTAATAGAGGTCATTAACTGGTTTCATAtagacatttttgaaaattgtctgtcaagaaacacaaagaatTGTGAGGCTACCCaagagatgtattttttttaaacttaaagaaTCAAAAAAGAACTCGGACCTTGAAGTAAGATGTGTTATAATGTAGATCATCTAACTGTATACTGAcattgtgtgcatgtttgtgtgtgtttgtgttttgcgaTGTTAGGAATCGCAGGAGCTCGGCCAGCAGCTGCGTGTTTGTCAGCAGAAACTTCAGACTTCGCTGAGAGAGCTCGAAGAAATTCAGCGTCACTGTGAGGCTCTGACCAAAGAGCTGGACGCCACCAAGCTGCAGGCCAAAGAGAGGGTAAGGTCAAAACacaattcattattatttaacattaaacttCAGACTCCTAAAAAGGTGTCACGGTTATGAAATACTATGACTTGACTTGGGTCTTGACTTGTTGACAGATGTTTTTCTGCTGTACTACCATTAATCTTTCCTTGGTGGGGGTTGTGTTTGTGCGCAGGAGGTCAGTCTGTGTGgcgtggaggaggagctggcgCTGAAGGAGGCACGCTGGCTGGAGCTGGAGGCCGGGCTGCAGAGTACGGTCGCCTCTTTAGAacaggagctggagctggagagggAGCAGCACAGCAAGGAGGTACAGTGGCTACTGAGGCTTCATGACTGGTGTCCCCTTCCTCCATCTGATGCATTCAATAAATCTATTGATTATAGAGACAACTTAACAAGTCAAGTAGGTTTGGAAGTcctcaaaactatgaatgaacacatatggaattgtgtagtaaacaaaaaaatatgaaataactcaaaacatgttttatgttttagattcttcaaattagccaccctttgctttgattactgctttgcacactcttggcattctctcgaTGCGCTTCATGAGGTCGTCgcctgaaatggttttccaacagtcttgaaAGAGTTCCCAGAGAcgctgagcacttgttggcccttttgccttcactctgtgctccatctcatcccaaaccatctcgattgggtttaggtcaggtgtgttttgggtcattgtcctgttgaaaaataaatgatggtccaactCAACGCAAACTGGATGGGATGtcgctgcaggatgctgtggtagccatgcAGGTTCAGCGTACCTTCGGTTTTTAATAAAtccccaacagtgtcaccagcaaagcagccccacaccatcacacctcctcctccatgcttcactGTGGGAGCCATACACGTAGAGACCATCCGTTCACCTTTTCTGCGTCGCACAAAGACACTGCGGGGGGAACCATAGATCTCAAATTTGGTCTCATCAGACCcaagcacagatttccactggtcATCATGTCCGTTCCTTCTGTTTCTTGGCCCAGacaaatctcttctgcttgttgcttttccttagtagtggtttttagcagctatttgaccataaaggcctaattctcctctgaacagttgatgtagaggtgtgcagggttctccccaaaAATTTTTAGTATAGTGGCGCACcgtcagtcggggggggggggggggggggggggacgctcGTTActgtcagtccggggggggggacGCTCGATCgatcatcgccgtcagccgggggctcgtcgccgtcaaccgggggacggacggacggacggacggacgctcggacgctcgtcaccgtcaaccgcggcagcccacaaacacccgctataaagcagctaacattgttgagtatagcggcgctgacctacccgtatagcggcgcagcgccgttgttccaccgtctggggagaaccctgggtgtgtctgctactagaactctgtgtggcattcatctgggctctaatctgaggtgctgttaacttgCGATTTCTGAGGCTGGTGACTCGGATGAACTTCtcttcagcagcagaggtgactcttggtcttcctttccTGGGGCGGTCCACATGTGAGCCAGTTTCGTCGTAGCGCTTTGTGGTTTTTGCGACTttcatttctctttacttacctgattggttcttgccataatatgaatTCCAACAATtgtcaaatagggctgtcagctgtgtaccaacctgacttcTGTACAACACAACTATTGGTCCCAAccccattaagaaggcaagaaactccacaaatgaaccctgacaaggcacacctgcgaagtgaaaaccatttcaggtgactacatcatgaagctcatcgagagaaggccaagggtttgcagcgctgtcaacaaagcaaagggtggctactttcaggaatctaaaatatgaaacatatttagagttaCTTCCCACTTTTTGGTTCACTACAtaaatgtgttcattcatagttttgaagCCTTTAGTGAGAAtgtacaatgtaaatagtcatgaaaataaagaaaaaccattaaatgagaaggtgtgtccaaacttttgactggtagtgtacgTTGTAAAGAATTATGTGGGTTTTGGATCAGCCCCCCTGGTCGTCACAATCGTTCCATCATTGCGCCGTGTCtgatttcttttcctctttccaaGAATGTCAAGAACACTGTTCCCCATTTTTTATAACTCCAGTCTCTCTTTTTATTACAGCTTCActcccacacacagctgataaCTGCTGATAGTTTTGATGGAGCTTCTCGTTTATTTCCTTGTCCTGCTTTAACCTTTGTGCTTACCTGATAACATCAAACAGAGGTGGATCATATTGTCATACTCTTAAATCAAAACCagtcttgtctgtctgtctcccctcCCCAGCTGGAGTCCCTGCAGCAGACCCGAGGCCAGCTCCTCAAAGTCTCGGAGCAGATCTCCTCCACCATGCGCTCCTCCCAGGACCAGCTCGCCGCTAAACTTCAGCAGAGCCAGAGCCAGCTCCAGCAGGCCAAGACCCAGCTGGATCAAACTAAGACTGAGCTGGATTGCACCCAGAACCAACTCGTTCACCTCCAAACACAGAAAGACCAGGCTCAGGCCCAGCTCCTTCAGAGTAAAAGTCAACTTGAGCAAAGCAGGGGTCTGTATGAGCAGACCAGAGCTCAGAACagtctcctcc
The sequence above is drawn from the Sparus aurata chromosome 21, fSpaAur1.1, whole genome shotgun sequence genome and encodes:
- the ccdc18 gene encoding coiled-coil domain-containing protein 18 isoform X2, with amino-acid sequence MFENEEVLTEDVVSLRNLLRLTDVSLQSVRQKLSQSDVRDDRVESERKSSDRLTLQDLQIPDGPSQSACVYQERPLSGTAERRAIAGSLSSSSSSSRSSSVTARPIEMESVSLRKKAGCVRQENACVSMQDGQVIGDAVQYDLATFTSQVGLRGSRVGIKNNVAVMSQQIRRLQAELDTQAEELKAAELRAECSQDAAAHSDIVLATLTEDMSALREELDTKAALCKRAEQQRNQALQNAEKLKEAFKDYKATISIKLKRVMESESKLKESLIECDREKEELEMKCTLLEREKVEQRPTVSQLKEEVRQSKSAAAGLQAQLEETKQKALHLEQQITERGAEGRELASLHKELGELRTLTQGQEQRMTQSNIEAQQSRAELDSLEAILALLHLREGAVGPLCVRPCMLAPVDFSGTAHLLNLKPGEGYQQLLRVMQSLQAERTKQSNLAERLQERLSRAQEEISSLQSSMAQRASHYQSLHTELLDKVSRATDTEKELKRKSARVASLEKQLQEKTSAYSQAALANTELENQLLEKTSTVQHYQSLMTKKQREYQQSLEKCKNSQSQQFTEQQHRIELLQLSVEEAQSRVFEMEQELSLLQRERDEAQKAALLLQSSVDQLTQRQVEVRHSEELLQSFKEQAAQSATKVCELQSSLSACREELNLSLQQMEEAKKNYESELQKSDEKVSSLQEKLNSTTLVCQSFSEQNLQLQLSLQQQQTMLTESTAHISELEENQSQLQTQVSSLEQQLERARASLQDEVRNREQEKDKDLQELNQQNKQLSESVSNLSSEMTKYRGELLSKESELQRLKRDLTAKTAQLSRMEESLRHLKSQLDSKADLVVDLEETLHRCEADKLNCVRRTQMLEGQLQAVRGELSDTLEQLQELRDVLQRTQTTSDERQASVEKLTVQLSETQRELEERTHEVLDMDSALKERQGELQQRANLLGQLEVAIREHKQEMERKVESLQQSLADRERELRDAQSELTDRNMKVRSSCRESQELGQQLRVCQQKLQTSLRELEEIQRHCEALTKELDATKLQAKEREVSLCGVEEELALKEARWLELEAGLQSTVASLEQELELEREQHSKELESLQQTRGQLLKVSEQISSTMRSSQDQLAAKLQQSQSQLQQAKTQLDQTKTELDCTQNQLVHLQTQKDQAQAQLLQSKSQLEQSRGLYEQTRAQNSLLHIQLEQLSTQLKQARVQTAQLQTQLQASEKSMETSNESLLIKESEVARLQARISSLERAADHQHIYNHTLSLPALHHFTQSPERSSTAHSLPSSPKNPQVAVYSSKQTHSNQLLSPTHIQTCSSPPAHTYLKPPHLLNQTKSNGTCDWLQSSSIDSSLDLPPSLKATLREALSKQPWDSSSSSIPSFPDTVDYSWQGLSGVEATTTSDLSFNPLTYMVDEQDDRKLNMEATWLQEGEGEQETESRRESVSTLVGQEEEVDMNSLTGMLRFVNQTLAMQEDPSLWSSTGIPETRHSPTLLRDIKET